The Amaranthus tricolor cultivar Red isolate AtriRed21 chromosome 6, ASM2621246v1, whole genome shotgun sequence genome has a segment encoding these proteins:
- the LOC130815436 gene encoding temperature-induced lipocalin-1 yields MEKKEMEVVKGVDLERYMGRWYEIASFPSRFQPKDGVNTRATYSLNEDGTVHVLNETWSGGKRGFIEGTAYKADPKSDEAKLKVKFYVPPFLPIIPVVGDYWILHLDADYQYALIGQPSRRYLWILSRSPVLDEEIYKQLLEKAKEEGYDINKLHKTPQADPPPEDEDAPKDTKGIWWIKSIFGR; encoded by the exons ATGGAGAAGAAGGAAATGGAGGTTGTGAAGGGGGTGGATTTGGAGCGTTACATGGGGAGATGGTACGAGATTGCTTCATTTCCGTCACGGTTTCAGCCTAAAGACGGTGTAAATACACGAGCTACTTACAGTCTCAACGAGGATGGTACCGTTCATGTTTTGAATGAGACATGGAGTGGTGGTAAGAGGGGTTTTATTGAAGGCACTGCTTATAAGGCTGACCCTAAATCTGATGAAGCTAAGCTTAAGGTCAAATTCTACGTCCCTCCTTTCCTACCAATCATTCCTGTTGTTGGTGACTACTGGATCCTCCATCTTGATGCAGATTATCAGTATGCTTTAATTGGCCAGCCTTCTCGTCGTTATCTCTGG ATATTGAGCAGGTCGCCTGTTTTAGACGAAGAGATCTACAAGCAGTTGTTGGAGAAAGCTAAAGAAGAAGGCTATGATATTAACAAACTACACAAGACTCCTCAGGCAGACCCTCCTCCTGAAGATGAGGATGCCCCTAAGGATACCAAAGGCATCTGGTGGATCAAATCCATCTTTGGCAGATAG